One Phragmites australis chromosome 23, lpPhrAust1.1, whole genome shotgun sequence DNA window includes the following coding sequences:
- the LOC133906617 gene encoding pentatricopeptide repeat-containing protein At5g04780, mitochondrial-like isoform X1: MLYIRDTRSLTVVRSGLYFAARSFCNKLNHISALKEKRPVRFDRNSIHVFALHELLQLCAKRRSLLVGKGWHGLAIHFGLVTDTITCNILINLYTKCGQNDCARHAFDTMHVRSVVSWNTMIAGYTRNGEDVQILKLFSMMHGEGAHMSEFTLSSTLCACAVKYVIIECKQLHTIAIKLALDSNSFVGTAVLDVYAKCNMINDAYWVFEKMPEKTTVTWSSLFAGLVQNGLHEEALRLFQSSQRNGIQLTEFTLSAMLSTCASFALIMEGTQLHAVNVKCGFHVNFFVASSLVDVYARCGQIEEGYAVFSDMEHKNVVLWNAMIVSFARHGHSWEVMILFEKMQQVGIFPNEVTYLSMLSVCGHAGLVEEARHYFSLVISDHTVEPNVLHYSCMVDVLGRCGKIDEAWELMLQMSFEPMISMWGSLLGSCQKYRHIRLARIAAEQLFKLEPENGGNHILLSDVYAACGNWDNAVLARKYLKDSGAMKDMGRSWI; encoded by the coding sequence ATGCTATACATCAGAGATACTAGATCTCTTACTGTTGTGCGCTCGGGACTTTATTTTGCTGCTCGTTCTTTTTGTAACAAGCTGAACCATATAAGTGCCCTAAAGGAGAAAAGACCTGTTAGGTTTGATAGGAATTCGATTCACGTGTTTGCTCTGCATGAACTTTTGCAACTATGTGCAAAGAGGAGGTCCCTCTTGGTTGGAAAAGGTTGGCATGGTTTAGCCATTCATTTTGGTCTGGTAACTGACACTATCACATGCAATATTCTCATCAACTTATACACAAAATGTGGTCAGAATGATTGTGCTCGCCATGCTTTTGATACAATGCATGTCAGAAGTGTAGTATCATGGAATACCATGATTGCTGGGTATACTCGTAATGGAGAGGATGTACAAATTCTGAAGCTTTTTTCAATGATGCACGGAGAAGGGGCACATATGAGTGAATTTACCCTATCCAGTACTCTCTGCGCATGTGCTGTGAAATATGTTATCATAGAATGCAAACAGTTACACACTATTGCTATTAAGCTTGCCCTGGACTCCAATAGTTTTGTTGGAACTGcagttcttgatgtttatgcAAAATGTAATATGATTAACGATGCCTACTGGGTGTTTGAGAAAATGCCTGAGAAAACTACAGTTACATGGAGTTCTCTGTTTGCAGGACTCGTGCAAAATGGTCTTCATGAAGAGGCATTGCGGTTATTTCAGAGTTCACAAAGGAATGGAATACAATTGACTGAATTCACGCTTTCTGCGATGCTCAGCACATGTGCAAGCTTTGCATTGATAATGGAAGGAACACAGCTGCATGCAGTTAATGTCAAGTGTGGTTTTCATGTTAACTTCTTTGTGGCATCATCTCTTGTGGATGTCTATGCAAGGTGTGGGCAGATTGAGGAAGGTTATGCAGTATTTTCTGATATGGAACATAAGAATGTCGTCCTATGGAATGCAATGATTGTTAGTTTTGCTAGGCATGGCCATTCTTGGGAAGTAATGATTCTCTTTGAGAAAATGCAACAGGTAGGGATTTTTCCAAATGAAGTTACCTATCTATCCATGTTGTCTGTGTGCGGCCATGCAGGTTTAGTTGAAGAGGCCCGCCACTACTTTAGCCTTGTAATTTCTGATCATACTGTTGAGCCTAATGTCCTTCATTATTCCTGCATGGTTGATGTTTTGGGGCGATGTGGGAAGATTGATGAGGCTTGGGAATTGATGCTACAAATGTCATTCGAACCAATGATTTCCATGTGGGGATCTTTGCTTGGGTCATGCCAGAAGTACAGGCATATTAGATTAGCCAGAATAGCAGCTGAACAGCTTTTCAAACTTGAACCTGAAAATGGGGGGAACCATATTTTGCTCTCAGATGTATATGCTGCCTGTGGAAACTGGGATAATGCTGTGTTGGCCAGGAAGTATTTGAAGGATAGTGGTGCAATGAAAGATATGGGCAGGAGTTGGATCTAG
- the LOC133906617 gene encoding pentatricopeptide repeat-containing protein At5g04780, mitochondrial-like isoform X2, which produces MLYIRDTRSLTVVRSGLYFAARSFCNKLNHISALKEKRPVRFDRNSIHVFALHELLQLCAKRRSLLVGKGWHGLAIHFGLVTDTITCNILINLYTKCGQNDCARHAFDTMHVRSVVSWNTMIAGYTRNGEDVQILKLFSMMHGEGAHMSEFTLSSTLCACAVKYVIIECKQLHTIAIKLALDSNSFVGTAVLDVYAKCNMINDAYWVFEKMPEKTTVTWSSLFAGLVQNGLHEEALRLFQSSQRNGIQLTEFTLSAMLSTCASFALIMEGTQLHAVNVKCGFHVNFFVASSLVDVYARCGQIEEGYAVFSDMEHKNVVLWNAMIVSFARHGHSWEVMILFEKMQQSYRWEVDARFIDLGEMYMGGGFLLPATFVDYSS; this is translated from the exons ATGCTATACATCAGAGATACTAGATCTCTTACTGTTGTGCGCTCGGGACTTTATTTTGCTGCTCGTTCTTTTTGTAACAAGCTGAACCATATAAGTGCCCTAAAGGAGAAAAGACCTGTTAGGTTTGATAGGAATTCGATTCACGTGTTTGCTCTGCATGAACTTTTGCAACTATGTGCAAAGAGGAGGTCCCTCTTGGTTGGAAAAGGTTGGCATGGTTTAGCCATTCATTTTGGTCTGGTAACTGACACTATCACATGCAATATTCTCATCAACTTATACACAAAATGTGGTCAGAATGATTGTGCTCGCCATGCTTTTGATACAATGCATGTCAGAAGTGTAGTATCATGGAATACCATGATTGCTGGGTATACTCGTAATGGAGAGGATGTACAAATTCTGAAGCTTTTTTCAATGATGCACGGAGAAGGGGCACATATGAGTGAATTTACCCTATCCAGTACTCTCTGCGCATGTGCTGTGAAATATGTTATCATAGAATGCAAACAGTTACACACTATTGCTATTAAGCTTGCCCTGGACTCCAATAGTTTTGTTGGAACTGcagttcttgatgtttatgcAAAATGTAATATGATTAACGATGCCTACTGGGTGTTTGAGAAAATGCCTGAGAAAACTACAGTTACATGGAGTTCTCTGTTTGCAGGACTCGTGCAAAATGGTCTTCATGAAGAGGCATTGCGGTTATTTCAGAGTTCACAAAGGAATGGAATACAATTGACTGAATTCACGCTTTCTGCGATGCTCAGCACATGTGCAAGCTTTGCATTGATAATGGAAGGAACACAGCTGCATGCAGTTAATGTCAAGTGTGGTTTTCATGTTAACTTCTTTGTGGCATCATCTCTTGTGGATGTCTATGCAAGGTGTGGGCAGATTGAGGAAGGTTATGCAGTATTTTCTGATATGGAACATAAGAATGTCGTCCTATGGAATGCAATGATTGTTAGTTTTGCTAGGCATGGCCATTCTTGGGAAGTAATGATTCTCTTTGAGAAAATGCAACAG AGCTATAGATGGGAAGTGGATGCAAGATTTATTGATCTTGGAGAAATGTACATGGGAGGAGGATTTCTTCTTCCCGCAACATTTGTTGATTACAGTTCCTGA
- the LOC133905784 gene encoding cationic amino acid transporter 6, chloroplastic-like: MAMDKGALVQDHGSGGSFASLRAYGRALAQTPRRVARRACAATAPGEEMSRVRARSGADMARALRWWDLVGLGLGGMVGAGVFVTTGRATRMFAGPGVVVSYAIAGLCALLSSFCYTEFAVDMPVAGGAFSYLRVTFGEFAAFLTGANLIMEYVFSNAAVARSFTAYLGTAVGVDAPSKWRIVVQGLPEGFNEVDLVAVAVILLISVCICYSTKESSVVNMVLTAVHVIFILFIIVMGFVHGDARNLTRPADPAQHPGGFFPHGATGVFNGAAMVYLSYIGYDAVSTMAEEVERPARDIPVGVSGSVVVVTVLYCLMAASMSMLLPYDAIDTEAPFSGAFKGHDGWGWVSNVIGGGASLGILTSLMVAMLGQARYLCVIGRSGVMPAWLAKVHPKTATPVNASVLLGLFTAVLALFTELDILLNLVCIGTLFVFYMVANAVVYRRYVGAGGEQGPRGAWPTLAFLLAFSLVALSFTLVWKLAPRDGGVRTGLLAACAVVAVATVGAFQALVPQAHTPELWGVPGMPWVPAASVFLNVFLLGSLDRPSYVRFGFFSAAIVLVYVLYSVHASYDAEESDGGAKVQDEECKV, encoded by the exons ATGGCCATGGACAAGGGCGCGCTGGTGCAGGACCATGGGAGCGGCGGCTCGTTCGCGAGCCTGCGCGCGTACGGGCGCGCGCTGGCGCAGACCCCGCGGCGGGTGGCGCGGCGCGCGtgcgcggcgacggcgccggGCGAGGAGATGAGCCGCGTGCGCGCGCGGTCCGGGGCCGACATGGCGCGCGCGCTGCGGTGGTGGGACCTCGTCGGCCTGGGCCTGGGCGGCATGGTCGGCGCGGGGGTCTTCGTCACCACGGGCCGTGCCACCAGGATGTTCGCGGGGCCGGGTGTCGTCGTGTCCTACGCCATTGCGGGGCTCTGCGCGCTGCTCTCCTCCTTCTGCTACACTGAATTCGCCGTCGACATGCCCGTCGCAGGCGGCGCCTTCAGCTACCTCCGCGTCACCTTCG GGGAGTTCGCGGCGTTCCTGACGGGGGCGAACCTGATCATGGAGTACGTCTTCTCCAACGCCGCCGTGGCGCGCAGCTTCACGGCGTACCTCGGCACGGCGGTCGGCGTGGACGCGCCGAGCAAGTGGCGGATCGTCGTGCAGGGCCTGCCCGAGGGATTCAACGAGGTCgacctcgtcgccgtcgccgtcattCTCCTCATCTCCGTCTGTATTTGCTACAG CACCAAggagagctcggtggtgaacaTGGTCCTGACGGCCGTGCACGTGATCTTCATCCTGTTCATCATCGTCATGGGCTTCGTGCACGGCGACGCGCGCAACCTGACGCGGCCGGCCGACCCGGCGCAGCACCCGGGCGGCTTCTTCCCGCACGGCGCCACCGGCGTGTTCAACGGCGCGGCCATGGTGTACCTGAGCTACATCGGCTACGACGCCGTGTCCACCATGGCCGAGGAGGTGGAGCGGCCCGCGCGCGACATCCCCGTCGGCGTCTCGGgctccgtcgtcgtcgtcaccgTTCTCTACTGCCTCATGGCCGCCTCCATGTCCATGCTCCTCCCTTACGACGCG ATCGACACGGAGGCGCCGTTCTCGGGGGCGTTCAAGGGGCACGACGGGTGGGGGTGGGTGTCGAATGTGATTGGCGGCGGCGCGAGCCTGGGCATCCTGACGTCGCTGATGGTGGCGATGCTGGGGCAAGCCCGATACTTGTGCGTCATTGGCCGCTCCGGCGTCATGCCTGCCTGGCTCGCCAAGGTGCACCCCAAGACGGCTACCCCCGTCAACGCCTCCGTCTTGCTCG GGCTCTTCACGGCGGTGCTGGCGCTGTTCACGGAGCTGGACATCCTCCTCAACCTCGTCTGCATCGGCACGCTCTTCGTCTTCTACATGGTGGCCAACGCCGTCGTGTACCGCCGCTACGttggcgccggcggcgagcaggGGCCGCGCGGCGCCTGGCCGACGCTCGCGTTCCTCCTCGCCTTCTCCCTGGTCGCGCTCTCCTTCACGCTAGTGTGGAAGCTGGCGCCTCGCGACGGCGGCGTCAGGACGGGCCTCCTCGCGGCGTGCGCGGTGGTCGCGGTGGCCACGGTCGGCGCGTTCCAGGCGCTCGTGCCGCAGGCGCACACCCCCGAGCTCTGGGGCGTGCCCGGCATGCCGTGGGTGCCCGCGGCGTCCGTGTTCCTCAACGTCTTCCTTCTCGGCTCGCTGGACCGGCCGTCCTACGTCCGGTTCGGGTTCTTCTCGGCCGCCATCGTGCTGGTGTACGTGCTCTACAGCGTGCACGCCAGCTACGACGCCGAGGAGAGTGACGGCGGCGCCAAGGTGCAGGACGAAGAATGCAAGGTGTAG
- the LOC133906617 gene encoding pentatricopeptide repeat-containing protein At5g04780, mitochondrial-like isoform X3 → MLYIRDTRSLTVVRSGLYFAARSFCNKLNHISALKEKRPVRFDRNSIHVFALHELLQLCAKRRSLLVGKGWHGLAIHFGLVTDTITCNILINLYTKCGQNDCARHAFDTMHVRSVVSWNTMIAGYTRNGEDVQILKLFSMMHGEGAHMSEFTLSSTLCACAVKYVIIECKQLHTIAIKLALDSNSFVGTAVLDVYAKCNMINDAYWVFEKMPEKTTVTWSSLFAGLVQNGLHEEALRLFQSSQRNGIQLTEFTLSAMLSTCASFALIMEGTQLHAVNVKCGFHVNFFVASSLVDVYARCGQIEEGYAVFSDMEHKNVVLWNAMIVSFARHGHSWEVMILFEKMQQWIYWNCTS, encoded by the exons ATGCTATACATCAGAGATACTAGATCTCTTACTGTTGTGCGCTCGGGACTTTATTTTGCTGCTCGTTCTTTTTGTAACAAGCTGAACCATATAAGTGCCCTAAAGGAGAAAAGACCTGTTAGGTTTGATAGGAATTCGATTCACGTGTTTGCTCTGCATGAACTTTTGCAACTATGTGCAAAGAGGAGGTCCCTCTTGGTTGGAAAAGGTTGGCATGGTTTAGCCATTCATTTTGGTCTGGTAACTGACACTATCACATGCAATATTCTCATCAACTTATACACAAAATGTGGTCAGAATGATTGTGCTCGCCATGCTTTTGATACAATGCATGTCAGAAGTGTAGTATCATGGAATACCATGATTGCTGGGTATACTCGTAATGGAGAGGATGTACAAATTCTGAAGCTTTTTTCAATGATGCACGGAGAAGGGGCACATATGAGTGAATTTACCCTATCCAGTACTCTCTGCGCATGTGCTGTGAAATATGTTATCATAGAATGCAAACAGTTACACACTATTGCTATTAAGCTTGCCCTGGACTCCAATAGTTTTGTTGGAACTGcagttcttgatgtttatgcAAAATGTAATATGATTAACGATGCCTACTGGGTGTTTGAGAAAATGCCTGAGAAAACTACAGTTACATGGAGTTCTCTGTTTGCAGGACTCGTGCAAAATGGTCTTCATGAAGAGGCATTGCGGTTATTTCAGAGTTCACAAAGGAATGGAATACAATTGACTGAATTCACGCTTTCTGCGATGCTCAGCACATGTGCAAGCTTTGCATTGATAATGGAAGGAACACAGCTGCATGCAGTTAATGTCAAGTGTGGTTTTCATGTTAACTTCTTTGTGGCATCATCTCTTGTGGATGTCTATGCAAGGTGTGGGCAGATTGAGGAAGGTTATGCAGTATTTTCTGATATGGAACATAAGAATGTCGTCCTATGGAATGCAATGATTGTTAGTTTTGCTAGGCATGGCCATTCTTGGGAAGTAATGATTCTCTTTGAGAAAATGCAACAG TGGATTTACTGGAACTGCACCAGTTGA